Below is a window of bacterium DNA.
GTGCACATTCGAGGATCGCCGTGATTTGCGGTACGCCGACACCGGCGACGACGCGCGTGGTACAGATGGAACCGGGACCGATACCGACTTTGACGCAATCCGCGCCGGCTTTGATCAAAGCTTCGGTTGCTTCAGCCGTTGCGACATTGCCTGCGATAATTTCGATCTGCGGAAATTTTTGTTTTAATGTTTTGACCATTTCCAATACGCCGCGCGAGTGCCCGTGCGCGGTATCCACACCCAAGACATCCACGCCCGCATCCAAAAGCGCTTGCGCCCGTTCGACGGTATCTTTGGTTACGCCCAAGGCGCCGCCTACCCGCAAACGGCCGTGTTTATCTTTGCACGCATGGGGATACATTTTCTTCTTTTGAATATCTTTGACGGTGATGAGCCCCTGCAAAATATAACTATCATCCACGACAAGAAGCTTTTCGATGCGGTGTTTGTGCAGTATCAACTCCGCTTCATCCAGTGTCGTGCCGACTTTGGCGGTGACCAGATTATTTTTGGTCATCACGGTGTCAATCGGGTTCTGGTAGTTGGTGGCGAAACGCAGATCGCGATTGGTCAGAATGCCGGCTAATTTGCCGTCGGCGTAGGTGATGGGAATACCGCTGATTTTATAACGCTTCATCAAATCCAACGCGTCCGAAAGTTTGTGTTCCGGTGTCAGCGTGATGGGTTTCATGATCATTCCGCTTTCGGAACGTTTGACGCGATCGACTTCGGCTGCCTGATATTCGATGGAGCAGTTTTTGTGTACGATACCTATGCCGCCTTCGCGGGCCATTGCTATGGCCAATTCCGATTCCGTG
It encodes the following:
- the guaB gene encoding IMP dehydrogenase codes for the protein MSLNFENKLVGEGLTFDDVLIVPMYSETLPNLVKVNTRLTKTITLNIPLISAAMDTVTESELAIAMAREGGIGIVHKNCSIEYQAAEVDRVKRSESGMIMKPITLTPEHKLSDALDLMKRYKISGIPITYADGKLAGILTNRDLRFATNYQNPIDTVMTKNNLVTAKVGTTLDEAELILHKHRIEKLLVVDDSYILQGLITVKDIQKKKMYPHACKDKHGRLRVGGALGVTKDTVERAQALLDAGVDVLGVDTAHGHSRGVLEMVKTLKQKFPQIEIIAGNVATAEATEALIKAGADCVKVGIGPGSICTTRVVAGVGVPQITAILECARVAAKAGIPIIADGGIKQTGDIAKAIVAGADTVMIGSLFAGTEESPGESVLYEGRQYKVYRGMGSLSAMKQGSKDRYFQDDEMDTNKLVPEGIEGRVPYKGRLSDVVYQMVGGLRAAMGYCGAESIETMKSKTRLMKMTGAGLKESHPHDIFVTKESPNYRMNS